A stretch of DNA from Telopea speciosissima isolate NSW1024214 ecotype Mountain lineage chromosome 5, Tspe_v1, whole genome shotgun sequence:
TTTCTTTATAATTTCATTCCCTTTACTCATTGCAATAGCTTGGAAAGAATCAAATCCCCAAGATAAATATTAAACGGTCAATTATTCAAAATAGCATACCAATTGAGAACCTTTCAAACACATATTGGAACtacaaacaacaacaaattcagccttatcccaacttaatggggtcggctatcAAACACATATTGGAACTACTAGGAAGAAACTCCACCAACCCAAGTTGGCAAAGAAATCGAATTGAAAGGACAAAACACAACTTTTATGGGATCTCAATGTCATAGACATCTAGAACGCTGAACTTTATTTTTCCAGTATCATTCCTTCTACTGGCTCATTGTTAGGAGAGACAGGAACAAGTTTCAATTCTTTGGGACTACAGGTTCATTTAAAAATGTTAATCATTCTGTTTGCTAAGAACATTTAGACATTATTGGAGAAAAAAGCAGGAAGGCATATACTTTCCAATGGGTACAACAGGTCTTTGTTGAAAAAGTGCAGCAAATGTTGTACAGTGGATGAATAATTCAGATAATGAAATCACAGATGATTTAACAGTACCAGAGATGGTTAggccagatttttttttgggtatagtaccttttttatttaaattcagGCAGTTTTCTATTTACTGCTCATTTCAATCAGTTTTTGGGCAGACAAACACTCCTCTGTTATAATATTACATTCTTTGCTCTTCTCGGTTGTGAGCAATATTGTCAAGGACTCAAgaaattcttttcttctttattttgcaCCCTTCGGGTCCATGTTATCATGTCATGTGATGTTGTGGGGCTGctaatccatttagaggtactTGAATCATTCCAACATTGTTCACTAAATCATGTGCTTCTGACGAAGGGCTGTTCATCATGTACAGACAAAATATGTATTGTCAAATGGAGCAACAAATCCATTAGTGTGACTTAGCTTGCTAGCAAcaccaaaaaaatttggaattgTTTTTACTCACAACTAATCCTTATCCCAACAGGAATGGCTTACCCTACCTCTACTATTTTGTTCTaccttccttttcctcttcctcttccaggGAGGCGAGAATGTAAAGTACTAAGAGGAATAGAGGATTAATGAGTAAATGGGTgaataccaattttgatcagGGTATTAAGACAAAATGAGTTTACAAACTTAGCACATTGGCAAATTATATGATACATCCAAGAGATTACTATACATGGCATACATAGTTTTGCCATGCAGCAGGTCAGATAGGGCTGAAATTTAGATCCCAAGGTCCCTacttacatgtcaagtttcagctcatACAGAGTTAAAAAACTGACAAAATAAAGCATCGATAAATCCAAGACTACCAAGAGAGTGTGCAAATACATGAGAgactacaaaaagaaaaaagagcatcccagtgcacgaggcacctgctactgcagggtctgggaggggcaaatgtacacacCCTTAACCCCCTGctttgcaggagaggctgtttacatgttttgaacccgcaaccaacaggttgcaatagcgcaacttaaccgttgtgcCAAGGCTCACCCACTAAGTACATGGGAGACTATTTACCAAATTTTGATTCTAAAATTTACTGATTCTGAGTCTGAAATTTATCCAGACCATTCAATAGATATCCAACAGTTGAAATTGCCTCACCATCCCTCCCCCCACATAGCACAAGCAGGTGTGCCAGCCATAGATACCTTACGGACATGCCCATCCAAGAAAACTACTCAAAAACAGGAAACTAAACCAATTTAAACAACTACTGGGTAACAGTTTGAACCAATAAGTTTCATTTCACGTGGAAATTACAATACAGACTCATGTTTTCAAGTAGCAGCTAATACATAGAAAAGGtgagaaaaataaatgaaaacaattCAAAATGCTATACCTGCCTGCATCCAATGTCACCGAAGCTAGTATATCTCATCATCAGGAATATCTGGTGTCAGGAATTTTCTTGGATCTTTACTTATTTCCTCATAATTCAGTCTTGATTTAACCCTCTCTGGTACCGGCTCAAGTGGGATAATGCCTTCTCTATCAATAACTCCATCTATAATTCCATATTCAACAGCTTCAATTGGAGACATGTACCGATCCCTGTCAATATCTTTCTGGACTTGTTCAAATGTCCTTCCAGTGAAACAAGAGATGATTCGAGTGACATTATTCTTATTATGCATGATCTCTCGGGCCTGAATCTCCACATCTATTGCTTGCCCACTAGCACCTCCAAGAGGTTGATGAAGCATTATCCGTGCATTAGCCATTGCAAAACGCTTACCTTTGGTGCCACCACCAAGGATGATTGAGGCAGTTGATGCTGTGATTCCAAGTGCAATGGTGGAAACATCTGCCCTCACGAGTTGCACCACGTCATAAATTGCCATTGTTGCACTAAACATAGGAGAAGGTGAGAGATTAAAAacaagagacagagagagacagagaagaatAAAGAACAACTTTCAGCAAG
This window harbors:
- the LOC122661487 gene encoding ATP-dependent Clp protease proteolytic subunit 4, chloroplastic, with translation MGALSMSTLLSPLPASLKLRNTYYKSPPISVKAHISSSSSSMANFHGFQPRTSPTLELPKLGFDLETSSYPLYPTSNSPQTQEAAMRGASSDVMGLLLKQRIVFLGNNIDDFVADATISQLLLLDAQDPTKDIRLFVNSPGGSLSATMAIYDVVQLVRADVSTIALGITASTASIILGGGTKGKRFAMANARIMLHQPLGGASGQAIDVEIQAREIMHNKNNVTRIISCFTGRTFEQVQKDIDRDRYMSPIEAVEYGIIDGVIDREGIIPLEPVPERVKSRLNYEEISKDPRKFLTPDIPDDEIY